Proteins encoded together in one Solanum lycopersicum chromosome 7, SLM_r2.1 window:
- the LOC104648464 gene encoding uncharacterized protein encodes MDKNQNILNKINISSQSTKIAKIENDLQNWSIPEEPFKKIYQLGNFSFLTRCNIKTCESTIAINNSSEIVRLLKDKDLDRYKSSFNYLHIGLVQVAVKPLFRRGLDIPVYVLLRDDRFLNFDDSLLGLLQSNLTDGPVYFNCYPNFSVDINDPNVTDTLTLNVKTKNLNSKTDSREIVVVYRVYYRLMKTQLAPKACLESIRGETMLMEANHSHSSIFVPRTLQWKDILSNNEWHFENITQPFTSHPPRSQIEKVIQFPDGSIDLKFLENPSMRSSSARRSSWSPSSSCPSKTTHQPSSSKTFEDEEDNITIANSDIDNSKGKVTGVDFRGNVPKVYYQDISGSPTASEMEPPTDKPAWLGMLKVNKPFEPNPTILQEQWIHPDNQVRRKWYVSSYTLKQRENFREIWMKDMRRIGCEIEFFKWFKMTGRIENCTESLQVIINKWYTSSNKVVESTTPPLEGINIPIAGTVIKASPFKEKSDKTGALLVAADIDRVIEQNNYTNQLFHVVSRQIEDTRPYLSGRPTPASTSSNHEIETYPGFKIPEFSKEKFPKLSDTFEVTGSIIEKINTQLKTLSLCLSIFVASFRVEPSKSPSSTIMFYLPSLKLIDFKRLKK; translated from the coding sequence AtggataaaaatcaaaatattttaaataaaattaatatatcttcGCAATCAACAAAGATtgctaaaattgaaaatgatttacaaAACTGGAGTATTCCAGAAGAACCTTTCAAAAAGATTTATCAATTAGGTAATTTCAGTTTCCTCACTCGTTGCAATATTAAAACTTGTGAATCTACTATTGCCATTAACAATTCTTCTGAAATTGTTCGTCTTCTCAAAGACAAAGATCTAGATAGGTACAAATCTAGCTTCAACTATTTACATATTGGTTTAGTTCAAGTTGCTGTAAAACCTCTGTTCAGAAGAGGTCTTGATATTCCTGTCTACGTTCTCCTCAGAGATGAcagatttcttaattttgacgATTCCCTTCTTGGATTACTTCAAAGTAATCTCACTGATGGACCAGTTTACTTCAACTGTTATCCTAATTTCTCGGTTGACATTAATGATCCTAATGTCACAGACACTCTGACTCTCAATGTCAAAACCAAAAATCTTAATAGCAAAACTGATTCTAGAGAAATTGTTGTAGTCTATAGGGTCTATTATAGActtatgaaaactcaacttgcTCCAAAAGCGTGTCTTGAAAGCATCAGAGGAGAAACCATGCTCATGGAAGCTAACCACTCACATAGTTCCATTTTTGTTCCTAGAACCTTACAATGGAAGGATATTCTCTCAAATAACGAATGGCATTTTGAGAACATTACGCAACCTTTTACTTCTCATCCCCCACGATCCCAAATAGAAAAGGTTATTCAGTTTCCCGATGGATCTATTGATCTAAAATTTCTTGAGAATCCATCAATGAGATCTTCATCTGCTCGACGATCGTCTTGGTCACCCTCCTCTTCGTGCCCTTCTAAGACGACTCACCAACCATCTTCTTCTAAAACTTTCGAGGACGAGGAAGACAACATTACTATTGCAAACAGTGATATAGACAATAGTAAAGGTAAGGTAACAGGGGTTGATTTCAGAGGTAATGTACCTAAAGTTTATTACCAAGACATTTCAGGGAGTCCTACAGCAAGCGAGATGGAACCGCCTACTGATAAGCCTGCTTGGTTGGGAATGTTAAAGGTAAACAAACCCTTTGAACCTAATCCAACTATTCTACAAGAACAATGGATTCACCCTGACAATCAAGTCagaagaaaatggtatgtttccTCTTATACTCTTAAGCAAAGAGAAAATTTCAGGGAAATTTGGATGAAAGATATGAGAAGAATAGGTTGTGAAATCGAATTCTTCAAGTGGTTTAAAATGACTGGTAGAATTGAAAATTGTACTGAGTCTTTACAAGTTATCATTAATAAATGGTATACATCTTCTAACAAAGTAGTAGAATCTACCACTCCTCCTCTTGAAGGAATCAATATTCCTATTGCAGGTACAGTGATAAAAGCCTCTCCCTTCAAAGAGAAGAGTGATAAGACAGGCGCATTACTCGTTGCTGCAGATATTGatagagttattgaacaaaacAACTATACAAACCAACTTTTCCATGTGGTCTCTAGACAAATAGAAGATACAAGACCATATCTTAGTGGAAGACCAACACCGGCTTCTACTTCATCCAatcatgaaattgaaacctACCCAGGATTTAAAATACCtgaattttccaaagaaaaattccCAAAACTTTCTGATACATTTGAAGTTACAGGAAGTATCATCGAAAAAATCAACACTCAACTAAAAACTCTCTCTCTCTGCTTATCGATATTTGTCGCTAGTTTTAGGGTCGAACCTTCAAAATCCCCGAGTAGCACTATTATGTTTTATCTGCCAAGC